A single genomic interval of Microbacterium hydrocarbonoxydans harbors:
- a CDS encoding ATP-dependent Clp protease ATP-binding subunit, which produces MPGPQSAQNDDQQSALEQFGINLTDRARQGKLDPVIGRDSEIRRVSQVLTRRTKNNPVLIGEPGVGKTAVVEGLAQRIVAGDVAESLKNKELVSLDISALVAGAMYRGQFEERLKSVLKEITESEGQIITLIDELHVLMGAGGGEGSVAASNMLKPMLARGELRLIGATTLNEYREFIEKDAALERRFQQVYVGEPTVEDTIAILRGLKGRYEAHHGVTISDSALVAAAALSNRYLPARQLPDKAIDLIDESMSRLKMEIDSSPVEIDQLKRQVDRMKLEELALKREKDAASKERLSALREQLVGMEAQLAELEARWARERQGLNRVGDLKKQLDDAVTQRDLAMREADYTRASKLEYETIKRLEREIAEAEQAEAAVSTEGRMVNEQVTDEDIAAVIAAWTGIPVGRLLQGESERLLHLESELGRRLIGQKDAVKAVSDAVRRSRAGISDPGRPTGSFLFLGPTGVGKTELAKALADFLFDDERAMVRIDMSEYGEKHSVSRLVGAPPGYVGYEQGGQLTEAVRRRPYSVVLLDEVEKAHPEVFDVLLQVLDDGRLTDGQGRTVDFSNVILILTSNLGSPILIDPMLSPDEKREQVMALVRQAFRPEFLNRLDDVVMFSTLTEDDLAQIVELSIDQLHQRLHDRRLTLAVTPDARSWLAERGYDPVFGARPLRRLIQTEVQNKLATALLAGGVHDGDTVRVDVSVDGNSLVLTSTSPEPEPGSDDDVIEAELLDE; this is translated from the coding sequence ATGCCAGGCCCACAGAGCGCGCAGAACGATGACCAGCAGTCCGCCCTCGAGCAGTTCGGGATCAACCTCACCGACCGTGCCCGGCAGGGCAAGCTCGACCCGGTGATCGGTCGTGACAGTGAGATCCGCCGGGTCAGCCAGGTGCTCACCCGTCGCACGAAGAACAACCCCGTGCTGATCGGCGAGCCCGGCGTCGGCAAGACCGCCGTGGTAGAGGGGCTCGCGCAGCGCATCGTCGCCGGTGACGTGGCCGAATCCCTCAAGAACAAGGAACTGGTGTCTCTCGACATCTCGGCCCTCGTGGCCGGTGCGATGTACCGCGGCCAGTTCGAGGAGCGGCTGAAGAGCGTCCTCAAGGAGATCACCGAGTCCGAGGGGCAGATCATCACCTTAATCGATGAGCTGCACGTGCTGATGGGGGCGGGTGGTGGCGAGGGATCGGTCGCCGCATCCAACATGCTCAAGCCCATGCTCGCTCGAGGCGAGCTGCGTCTGATCGGTGCGACCACCCTCAACGAGTATCGCGAGTTCATCGAGAAGGATGCCGCCCTCGAGCGGCGCTTCCAGCAGGTCTACGTCGGCGAGCCGACCGTCGAGGACACGATCGCGATCCTGCGCGGACTCAAGGGGCGCTACGAGGCGCACCACGGGGTGACCATCTCCGACAGCGCCCTGGTCGCTGCCGCCGCCCTCTCGAACCGCTATCTGCCCGCCCGGCAGCTGCCCGACAAGGCGATCGACCTGATCGACGAGTCGATGTCGCGGCTCAAGATGGAGATCGACAGCTCGCCGGTCGAGATCGACCAGCTCAAGCGCCAGGTCGATCGGATGAAGCTCGAAGAACTCGCCCTCAAGCGCGAGAAGGACGCCGCGTCCAAGGAGCGCCTGAGCGCCCTGCGCGAGCAGCTCGTCGGCATGGAGGCCCAGCTCGCCGAGCTCGAGGCCCGCTGGGCGCGCGAGCGCCAGGGGCTGAACAGGGTCGGTGACCTCAAGAAGCAGCTCGACGATGCGGTCACGCAGCGCGATCTCGCGATGCGCGAGGCCGACTACACCCGCGCGTCGAAGCTCGAGTACGAGACCATCAAGCGCCTCGAGCGCGAGATCGCCGAGGCGGAGCAGGCCGAGGCCGCGGTTTCGACCGAGGGCCGCATGGTCAACGAGCAGGTCACGGACGAGGACATCGCCGCCGTGATCGCCGCATGGACCGGCATCCCCGTCGGTCGGCTGCTGCAGGGTGAGAGCGAGCGGCTGCTGCACCTCGAGTCCGAGCTCGGCCGGCGCCTCATCGGACAGAAGGATGCCGTCAAGGCGGTCTCGGACGCGGTCAGGCGCTCGCGCGCCGGCATCAGCGACCCCGGACGTCCGACCGGCTCGTTCCTCTTCCTCGGCCCCACCGGCGTCGGCAAGACCGAGCTCGCCAAGGCGCTCGCGGACTTCCTCTTCGACGACGAGCGCGCCATGGTGCGCATCGACATGTCGGAGTACGGCGAGAAGCACTCGGTCTCCCGGCTCGTCGGCGCCCCTCCCGGCTACGTCGGCTACGAGCAGGGCGGTCAGCTGACCGAGGCCGTGCGGCGGCGTCCGTACAGCGTCGTGCTGCTCGACGAGGTCGAGAAGGCGCACCCCGAGGTCTTCGACGTGCTGCTGCAGGTGCTCGACGACGGTCGCCTGACCGATGGCCAGGGGCGGACGGTCGACTTCTCGAACGTCATCCTGATCCTGACCTCGAACCTCGGATCGCCGATCCTCATCGACCCCATGCTCTCGCCCGATGAGAAGCGCGAGCAGGTGATGGCGCTCGTGCGCCAGGCGTTCCGTCCGGAGTTCCTGAACCGTCTCGACGACGTGGTGATGTTCTCGACGCTCACCGAAGACGACCTCGCGCAGATCGTCGAGCTGTCGATCGACCAGCTGCATCAGCGTCTGCACGATCGCCGGCTCACGCTCGCGGTCACCCCCGACGCGCGGTCGTGGCTGGCCGAGCGCGGCTACGACCCGGTGTTCGGCGCGCGGCCGCTGCGCCGCCTCATCCAGACCGAGGTGCAGAACAAGCTCGCCACCGCGCTTCTCGCGGGCGGGGTGCACGACGGCGACACGGTGCGGGTCGACGTCTCGGTCGACGGCAACAGCCTGGTGCTCACCTCGACCTCGCCCGAACCCGAGCCCGGCTCCGACGATGATGTGATCGAGGCCGAGCTGCTCGACGAGTAG
- a CDS encoding GlxA family transcriptional regulator: MLKTVACIIQDGFAPFEFGLACEAFGLDRSNDGVPNFDFRVIAPHPGVVTSKLGFSLNVEHDLSFAYEADLVIFCPVPREYWGQIDPLLLEVARDAVARGAWVLTICSGSFILGAAGVLDGRRATTHWMYSEVMAEMYPQIDIDPDVLFVQDGRIITSAGTAAGIDACLHLLRQELGAELTNRIARRMVVPPQRDGGQAQFIDRPIPVVPSDSLAAVADWAVEHLRDDLGVDQLAARALMSPRTFARRFKAEYGATPAAWLARQRVLHAQRLLERSDLPLEQIADECGFGSAAVLRQNFSRVLGTTPTAYRARFSCADDAESSAA; encoded by the coding sequence ATGCTGAAGACCGTCGCCTGCATCATCCAGGACGGTTTCGCGCCGTTCGAGTTCGGTCTCGCGTGCGAGGCTTTCGGACTCGACCGATCGAACGACGGGGTGCCGAACTTCGACTTCCGCGTCATCGCTCCGCATCCGGGGGTCGTGACCTCGAAGCTGGGGTTCTCTCTGAACGTCGAGCACGACCTGTCATTCGCCTACGAGGCCGACCTCGTCATCTTCTGCCCGGTGCCCAGGGAGTACTGGGGCCAGATCGACCCGTTGCTGCTCGAGGTCGCGCGGGATGCCGTCGCGCGCGGCGCGTGGGTGCTGACGATCTGCAGCGGCTCGTTCATCCTGGGAGCGGCGGGAGTGCTCGACGGGCGACGCGCGACCACGCACTGGATGTACTCCGAGGTGATGGCCGAGATGTACCCGCAGATCGACATCGACCCCGATGTGCTCTTCGTGCAGGACGGGCGGATCATCACGAGTGCGGGCACTGCGGCGGGCATCGATGCCTGCCTGCACCTGCTCCGCCAGGAGCTCGGGGCCGAGCTCACCAACCGCATCGCCCGGCGCATGGTCGTGCCGCCGCAGCGCGACGGTGGCCAGGCGCAGTTCATCGACCGCCCCATCCCGGTCGTGCCGAGCGATTCGCTCGCCGCCGTCGCCGACTGGGCCGTCGAGCATCTGCGCGATGACCTGGGTGTCGATCAACTCGCCGCCCGTGCGCTGATGTCGCCGCGGACCTTCGCCCGGCGGTTCAAGGCCGAGTACGGCGCGACGCCGGCGGCGTGGCTCGCCCGGCAGCGGGTGCTGCATGCGCAGCGGCTGCTCGAGCGCAGCGACCTGCCGCTCGAGCAGATCGCCGACGAGTGCGGCTTCGGATCAGCCGCTGTGCTGCGACAGAACTTCTCGCGAGTGCTCGGGACGACGCCGACGGCCTACCGCGCGCGCTTCTCGTGTGCGGACGACGCCGAGTCGTCTGCGGCCTGA
- the coaBC gene encoding bifunctional phosphopantothenoylcysteine decarboxylase/phosphopantothenate--cysteine ligase CoaBC — protein MNIVVGVTGGIAAYKTVHLVRLLTKAGHDVTVVPTEDALRFVGTPTWEALSRHPVTTSVHDDVARVRHVALGQGADLVVVAPATANSIAKITAGIADDLLGTTLLATEAPVLLAPAMHAEMWRNAATQANIATLRSRGMHLVGPSDGELAGGDSGPGRMAEPEEIFDRVVALLGPRDFEGLRVVVSAGGTREPIDPVRFLGNRSSGRQGAALAADAAARGAEVTLVAANISADVLAEARHPSVRVVAVGTAAELATAMKGAAAAADVVVMAAAVADYRPASVAAHKLTKEQGVLTHLDLVENEDVVAALASARAQGGAPSGQTIVAFAAETSEDAEERRDRARRKRERKGVDLLAVNLANAERGFERLDNAVEIVGEGGAVVRAAEGTKHQVAAAILDVVLGVR, from the coding sequence GTGAACATCGTCGTCGGGGTTACGGGTGGCATCGCCGCATACAAGACAGTGCACCTGGTGCGGCTGCTGACCAAGGCGGGTCATGACGTCACCGTCGTACCCACCGAGGACGCACTGCGCTTCGTGGGCACCCCGACCTGGGAGGCGCTGAGCCGGCATCCCGTCACGACCAGCGTGCACGACGATGTCGCCCGCGTCCGTCACGTCGCGCTCGGTCAGGGCGCCGACCTCGTCGTCGTCGCACCGGCGACCGCCAACTCGATCGCGAAGATCACCGCCGGCATCGCCGACGACCTGCTCGGCACGACGCTGCTCGCCACCGAAGCTCCGGTGCTGCTCGCCCCGGCCATGCACGCCGAGATGTGGCGGAACGCCGCCACGCAGGCCAACATCGCCACGCTCCGGAGTCGGGGCATGCACCTCGTCGGCCCCTCGGACGGCGAGCTCGCCGGCGGCGACAGCGGGCCGGGGCGCATGGCGGAACCGGAGGAGATCTTCGACAGGGTCGTCGCACTGCTCGGTCCGCGTGACTTCGAGGGGCTGCGCGTCGTGGTCTCCGCCGGAGGCACGCGCGAGCCGATCGACCCGGTGCGCTTCCTCGGCAACCGCTCCAGCGGACGCCAGGGGGCAGCGCTCGCCGCGGATGCCGCCGCACGGGGAGCCGAAGTGACCCTGGTCGCGGCGAACATCTCCGCCGACGTGCTGGCCGAGGCCCGGCATCCGTCCGTCCGGGTGGTGGCCGTGGGCACGGCCGCGGAACTCGCCACCGCGATGAAGGGAGCCGCCGCAGCTGCCGACGTCGTGGTCATGGCGGCGGCCGTCGCCGACTACCGTCCCGCCTCGGTCGCCGCACATAAGCTCACGAAGGAGCAGGGCGTACTCACCCACCTCGACCTCGTCGAGAACGAGGATGTCGTCGCCGCTCTCGCCTCGGCGCGTGCGCAGGGCGGGGCGCCGAGCGGGCAGACCATCGTCGCGTTCGCAGCCGAGACCTCCGAGGATGCCGAGGAGCGCCGCGACCGGGCCCGCCGCAAACGCGAGCGCAAGGGCGTCGACCTGCTCGCGGTCAATCTCGCCAACGCGGAGCGGGGGTTCGAGCGACTGGACAATGCGGTCGAGATCGTGGGCGAGGGGGGTGCCGTCGTGCGGGCAGCGGAGGGAACCAAACACCAGGTCGCGGCAGCGATTCTGGACGTTGTGCTCGGCGTGCGCTAA
- a CDS encoding amidohydrolase has protein sequence MSVDTLITGARVRTFDPAQPWAETVGIDGDRIAYVGPASEAPVARRTVHAEGRLLTPGIIDSHNHLLLGFDEDAVSLEGAHTLDEVRRRIAEFAARRADLPWICAENAVYSIVEGRRPNAADLAGVTDRPVFVTTYDQHSVWLNAQALQVLGIADGHDIAWGRPERDAATGAATGWVTDFYTSAMTIAGLAELQRDIPMYSPERRYRKLLSSIRMATASGITTAVEPQVPLAEIGLFQRALAAGELTSRVITALFHPVGADGAFRQRLVEAVREAASDADAEGMLRLGPLKLYADDVIEPHTALMLEDYANRPGVRGRPSYPGRELVEVISELDRLGFQTHTHATGDAGIRLALDAIEQAGRRNGTVDRRHGVVHVECLHPDDLPRFRQLGVTAAMQPRHCSPDLVAGTWMENIGEDRWSRAWRFRSLLDSGATVAFSSDWQVGEMDPLVGLYSAATRAGLDGAEAWTTGESVGLDRSLEAYTVHGARAWHAEGDRGRLRAGMLADLVVWSDDLYRHAEDPAGLLDQHAELTVVGGRFAHSAGALAAATGARAEDPVAAGIGVGDQHVHTH, from the coding sequence ATGAGCGTCGACACCCTGATCACCGGCGCCCGCGTTCGGACCTTCGATCCCGCGCAGCCCTGGGCGGAGACCGTCGGCATCGACGGGGACCGGATCGCCTATGTCGGACCGGCATCCGAGGCTCCGGTGGCCCGGCGCACGGTTCACGCGGAGGGGCGCCTGCTGACCCCGGGCATCATCGACAGTCACAACCATCTGCTGCTCGGCTTCGATGAGGACGCGGTGTCGCTGGAGGGGGCGCACACGCTGGACGAGGTGCGTCGCCGCATCGCCGAGTTCGCCGCCCGCCGCGCCGATCTGCCCTGGATCTGCGCGGAGAACGCCGTCTACTCGATCGTCGAGGGACGCCGCCCGAACGCCGCCGACCTCGCCGGGGTCACCGACCGCCCGGTGTTCGTCACGACCTATGATCAGCACTCGGTGTGGCTGAACGCGCAGGCGCTGCAGGTGCTGGGCATCGCGGACGGGCACGACATCGCCTGGGGACGCCCGGAGCGGGATGCGGCGACAGGCGCGGCGACGGGATGGGTGACCGACTTCTACACGAGTGCCATGACGATCGCCGGCCTCGCGGAGCTGCAGCGCGACATCCCGATGTACTCGCCGGAGCGTCGCTACCGCAAGCTCCTCTCGAGCATCCGGATGGCCACCGCGAGCGGCATCACGACCGCCGTCGAGCCGCAGGTGCCGCTGGCGGAGATCGGGCTGTTCCAGCGCGCGCTTGCCGCGGGCGAGCTGACCTCTCGAGTGATCACCGCCCTGTTCCACCCGGTCGGCGCCGACGGAGCGTTCCGGCAGCGGCTCGTCGAGGCCGTGCGCGAGGCGGCGTCGGATGCCGACGCCGAGGGGATGCTCCGGCTCGGACCGCTCAAGCTCTACGCCGACGACGTGATCGAACCGCACACCGCACTCATGCTCGAGGACTACGCGAATCGCCCTGGAGTGCGCGGGCGGCCGAGCTATCCCGGTCGAGAGCTCGTCGAGGTGATCTCCGAGCTCGACAGGCTCGGCTTCCAGACGCACACGCACGCGACGGGGGATGCCGGTATCCGCCTCGCCCTCGATGCGATCGAGCAGGCCGGTCGTCGCAACGGCACCGTCGATCGCCGACACGGTGTCGTGCACGTCGAGTGCCTGCATCCCGACGATCTGCCGCGATTCCGGCAGCTCGGTGTCACGGCGGCGATGCAGCCGAGGCACTGCTCGCCCGACCTCGTGGCCGGCACCTGGATGGAGAACATCGGCGAGGACCGCTGGTCGCGGGCGTGGCGGTTCCGGAGTCTGCTCGACAGTGGTGCGACCGTGGCCTTCTCCAGCGACTGGCAGGTCGGCGAGATGGACCCCCTGGTCGGGCTCTACTCCGCCGCGACCCGCGCGGGACTCGACGGAGCGGAGGCCTGGACGACCGGAGAATCAGTGGGCCTGGACCGATCGCTCGAGGCCTACACGGTCCACGGCGCCCGAGCCTGGCACGCCGAGGGCGACCGCGGCCGCCTGCGCGCAGGGATGCTCGCCGATCTGGTCGTGTGGTCGGATGATCTCTACCGTCACGCCGAGGATCCGGCCGGTCTCCTCGACCAGCACGCCGAACTCACGGTGGTCGGCGGGCGCTTCGCCCACTCTGCGGGAGCGCTCGCCGCGGCCACCGGTGCTCGTGCCGAAGACCCCGTCGCGGCCGGCATCGGCGTGGGGGACCAGCACGTGCACACGCACTGA
- a CDS encoding nitroreductase family protein: MSTPVIDRTAPTEHPVLDVLAGRWSPRAYDAQNAIDEAKLATALEAARWSPSANNSQPWRFIVARRGTALHAQVVDSLMGFNQAWAGNAAVLVVAIAETAAADGTPITHAFYDLGQAVAHFSVQAHHDGLVVHQMSGFDPEVVREFADLDERFVPATVIAVGEFGDVETLPEVLQEREVAPRVRRPIAETVVLSA, from the coding sequence GTGAGCACTCCCGTGATCGATCGCACCGCCCCCACCGAGCACCCCGTCCTCGACGTCCTCGCCGGGCGCTGGAGCCCCCGCGCCTACGACGCGCAGAACGCGATCGACGAGGCCAAGCTCGCCACCGCTCTCGAAGCCGCCCGCTGGAGCCCCTCGGCCAACAACTCGCAGCCGTGGCGCTTCATCGTCGCCCGCCGCGGCACCGCTCTGCACGCACAGGTCGTCGACTCACTGATGGGCTTCAACCAGGCCTGGGCCGGCAACGCGGCCGTGCTCGTCGTCGCGATCGCCGAGACGGCAGCCGCAGACGGCACCCCGATCACCCACGCCTTCTACGACCTCGGCCAGGCGGTCGCGCACTTCTCCGTGCAGGCGCACCACGACGGACTCGTCGTGCACCAGATGAGCGGCTTCGACCCCGAGGTCGTCCGCGAGTTCGCCGATCTCGACGAGCGCTTCGTGCCTGCCACCGTCATCGCGGTCGGCGAGTTCGGCGATGTCGAGACGCTTCCGGAGGTCCTGCAGGAGCGCGAGGTCGCCCCGCGCGTCCGCCGCCCGATCGCCGAGACGGTCGTCCTCAGCGCCTGA
- a CDS encoding glycosyltransferase → MHIVFFADQHLDSLGGAQVSMRLQREFLERAGHTVTVVAPRMHGARAGRSGTLSSIDLPSVPITVDREYSMSWPGRATDRFLDRAMTRRPPVDLVHVQADFWGAFIGRRYATRHGIPVIVTMHNRVDVGIAAVTPLHRPVLAALNLWRRATLRDAVEKAAGSDSVRGVENGRDSESVRGSDGWAFLRGLARGASAVTAPSTHFARRLEEHGVFTPVDVVWNGIDDDIREATLATAPSDREPGRPRFVWLGRMSPEKRLLPFLEAFVDSGVDADLEIIGGGAQRPAAERIVAGTANVRFAGKLSYEKTLARIAAADALVQTSIGFETQGMTPFEAATLGTPSVISDPDIAAELGGGLWAVPGAEGNEEQRKAGLVEVLRRAASDIAAGTAPVPMREVAEAFRQSSRTAAMIEVYRRVLAR, encoded by the coding sequence ATGCACATCGTCTTCTTCGCCGACCAGCACCTCGACTCGCTCGGCGGAGCGCAGGTGTCGATGCGACTGCAGCGCGAGTTCCTCGAACGGGCCGGGCACACCGTGACAGTGGTGGCGCCCCGGATGCACGGCGCGCGCGCCGGTCGCAGTGGCACCCTCTCCTCCATCGATCTGCCATCCGTGCCGATCACCGTCGACCGCGAGTACTCGATGAGCTGGCCCGGACGAGCCACGGATCGTTTCCTCGACCGTGCGATGACCCGCCGTCCTCCGGTGGACCTCGTCCACGTGCAGGCCGACTTCTGGGGCGCGTTCATCGGCCGCCGCTACGCTACGCGGCACGGCATCCCCGTCATCGTCACCATGCACAACCGGGTGGATGTCGGCATCGCCGCCGTCACTCCGCTGCACCGGCCGGTGCTCGCGGCGCTCAACCTCTGGCGCCGCGCCACGCTGCGGGACGCCGTCGAGAAGGCCGCCGGCAGCGACAGCGTGCGCGGGGTCGAGAACGGGCGAGACAGTGAGAGCGTGCGCGGCAGCGACGGCTGGGCGTTCCTGCGCGGCCTCGCCCGCGGAGCATCCGCCGTGACCGCGCCATCGACCCACTTCGCCCGTCGCCTCGAAGAGCACGGCGTCTTCACTCCGGTCGACGTCGTCTGGAACGGCATCGACGACGACATCCGAGAGGCGACGCTGGCCACAGCACCGTCGGATCGCGAACCGGGCCGGCCGCGCTTCGTGTGGCTCGGGCGTATGAGCCCCGAGAAGCGCCTGTTGCCGTTCCTCGAGGCGTTCGTGGACTCAGGGGTCGACGCCGACCTCGAGATCATCGGCGGTGGTGCGCAGCGTCCTGCCGCCGAGAGGATCGTCGCCGGTACGGCGAATGTCCGCTTCGCCGGCAAGCTCAGCTACGAGAAGACCCTCGCTCGCATCGCCGCGGCGGACGCGCTCGTCCAGACGTCCATCGGATTCGAGACGCAGGGGATGACTCCGTTCGAAGCGGCGACCCTCGGTACACCGTCCGTCATCAGCGACCCCGACATCGCGGCCGAGCTCGGAGGAGGACTCTGGGCGGTCCCGGGAGCCGAGGGCAACGAGGAGCAGCGCAAGGCGGGTCTCGTGGAGGTACTCCGACGCGCCGCCTCCGACATCGCCGCAGGCACAGCGCCCGTTCCGATGCGGGAAGTGGCGGAGGCCTTCCGCCAGTCGTCGCGCACCGCGGCCATGATCGAGGTGTACCGGCGCGTGCTCGCGCGCTGA
- a CDS encoding NRDE family protein, whose product MCTVVIDVAGTGDARLLAVRDEDPQREWDALGDWWPDAYPGVSGIRDRRAGGAWMAVNASERRLAVLLNRADVGDLAADAAVSRGSLVLESALGRSPVAPLPMHGFNLLEVGPDGARVLSWDGADLRETALADGIHMIAHDDVDDPGTARIAAWLPEFRALGPTAESADWASAWTGLLASSARLDPQDDRAIIRDNRPHGYPTQSLLYCTAEITPAAVEVDYQALPSPGHWDAAPGGQAADDSASSAHEKRAR is encoded by the coding sequence GTGTGCACAGTGGTGATCGACGTGGCAGGGACCGGTGACGCCCGGCTGCTCGCCGTGCGCGACGAGGATCCGCAGCGCGAATGGGATGCTCTGGGCGACTGGTGGCCGGACGCGTACCCCGGCGTCTCGGGCATCCGCGACCGTCGGGCCGGTGGCGCCTGGATGGCGGTGAACGCCTCCGAGAGACGGCTCGCCGTCCTGCTGAACAGGGCAGACGTGGGCGACCTCGCCGCGGACGCAGCGGTGTCCCGCGGCTCCCTCGTGCTCGAATCCGCTCTGGGCCGCTCCCCTGTCGCCCCGCTGCCCATGCATGGGTTCAACCTGCTCGAGGTCGGTCCTGACGGAGCGCGGGTGCTCAGCTGGGACGGCGCCGACCTGCGCGAGACGGCACTCGCCGACGGCATCCACATGATCGCCCACGACGATGTCGACGACCCTGGCACAGCGCGCATCGCCGCCTGGCTGCCCGAGTTCCGCGCGCTGGGTCCGACGGCCGAGAGCGCGGACTGGGCGAGCGCGTGGACGGGCCTTCTCGCGTCGTCCGCACGACTCGACCCGCAAGACGATCGGGCGATCATCCGCGACAACCGCCCGCACGGCTACCCGACCCAGTCGCTGCTGTACTGCACGGCGGAGATCACGCCAGCAGCAGTCGAAGTCGATTATCAGGCGCTGCCGAGCCCCGGGCACTGGGATGCGGCACCGGGCGGTCAGGCCGCAGACGACTCGGCGTCGTCCGCACACGAGAAGCGCGCGCGGTAG
- a CDS encoding APC family permease: MLITLSGISPASSVFILGGAAFAGYGTGVFWGFILAGVISLLVALCYAELGSRHPLAGGDYTLVSRVLGPAAGSAVFFISLISLPLIVAIFALGVADYLGVAIAGLDPLWTAVVVIVLATVTACFNIRTNAWVTGAFLFIEMAALAYLTVLGAIHIERPLSDLLNPQALNDAGGLAPLGIAGLVLAVTQGIFSYNGYGGAIYFAEETKDARRTIAKALLWSAVITVLAEIIPLTAIMLGADTLEELFGADLPVESFLSARSGDAVSTVILIAIALAIVNAIIAIVLQAGRLLFAAARDGAMPPAVAGRLARVSPRTRMPVASTITMGVIALIGCFVPFDVLLNATGSTLAFSYGFIALAAFVVRRQPDVAGGSYRMPWWPLPPVIAMVAIATIFVIGILDPAQWLSLGISAGIIAAGFLYYALYLRANPGAIHLLEADDDERTA; this comes from the coding sequence GTGCTCATCACGCTCTCCGGCATCTCGCCGGCCTCGAGCGTCTTCATCCTGGGCGGCGCCGCATTCGCCGGCTACGGCACCGGCGTCTTCTGGGGGTTCATCCTCGCCGGAGTGATCAGCCTGCTGGTCGCGCTCTGCTACGCGGAGCTCGGGTCGCGGCATCCGCTCGCCGGCGGTGACTACACCCTCGTCAGCCGCGTCCTCGGACCCGCCGCCGGGTCGGCCGTCTTCTTCATCAGCCTCATCTCGCTGCCCCTGATCGTGGCCATCTTCGCCCTCGGCGTCGCGGACTACCTCGGCGTCGCGATCGCGGGCCTCGACCCGCTGTGGACGGCGGTCGTCGTGATCGTGCTCGCCACGGTCACCGCGTGCTTCAACATCCGCACCAACGCCTGGGTGACCGGGGCGTTCCTGTTCATCGAGATGGCCGCGCTCGCCTACCTCACCGTCCTCGGGGCCATCCACATCGAACGCCCGCTCAGCGACCTGCTGAACCCGCAGGCGCTGAACGACGCCGGCGGCCTCGCGCCGCTCGGCATCGCGGGGCTCGTGCTGGCCGTGACGCAGGGCATCTTCTCGTACAACGGCTACGGCGGAGCGATCTACTTCGCCGAGGAGACGAAGGACGCCCGTCGCACCATCGCGAAGGCGCTGCTGTGGAGCGCGGTCATCACGGTGCTGGCCGAGATCATCCCGCTCACCGCGATCATGCTCGGTGCCGACACGCTGGAGGAGCTGTTCGGAGCGGACCTCCCGGTTGAGTCGTTCCTCTCCGCGCGTTCCGGCGATGCGGTGTCGACGGTCATCCTGATCGCGATCGCCCTCGCGATCGTCAACGCCATCATCGCCATCGTCCTGCAGGCAGGTCGCCTGCTGTTCGCGGCCGCTCGCGACGGAGCGATGCCGCCCGCCGTCGCCGGGAGGCTCGCCCGCGTCTCGCCGCGCACCCGGATGCCGGTCGCCTCGACGATCACGATGGGGGTCATCGCCCTGATCGGCTGCTTCGTCCCGTTCGACGTGCTGCTGAACGCGACAGGCTCGACCCTCGCCTTCTCCTACGGGTTCATCGCGCTCGCCGCCTTCGTCGTCCGCCGCCAGCCCGACGTCGCCGGCGGCAGCTACCGGATGCCGTGGTGGCCGCTTCCGCCCGTGATCGCGATGGTCGCGATCGCGACCATCTTCGTGATCGGCATCCTCGACCCTGCCCAGTGGCTGAGCCTCGGCATCTCCGCGGGGATCATCGCCGCAGGGTTCCTCTACTACGCGCTGTACCTGCGGGCGAACCCCGGCGCGATCCATCTGCTCGAGGCCGACGACGATGAGCGCACCGCATGA
- a CDS encoding TetR/AcrR family transcriptional regulator, giving the protein MARPRRQEERRAALIDATYAAGKEHGLRSLSLTDVAATAGLTRGAILYYYEDLDALLVEAHAAGIQRFCDERDAVLARIDDPRARLGAAIDAGLPDGPDDALMSLLYEFDVLAGNSALHDELVQKLYVRQLETYRGVIAAGREAGVFNPGLDDEQLAMTFVALEDAYGLHIVGGNALMTVPKAAAAMRAVAEQLGCPTRS; this is encoded by the coding sequence ATGGCACGACCCAGGCGACAGGAGGAGCGGCGCGCAGCCCTCATCGACGCCACCTATGCGGCGGGCAAGGAGCACGGACTCCGCTCGCTCTCGCTCACCGACGTGGCCGCGACCGCCGGCCTCACCCGCGGGGCGATCCTGTATTACTACGAGGACCTCGACGCCCTGCTCGTTGAGGCGCACGCGGCGGGCATCCAGCGCTTCTGCGACGAGCGCGACGCCGTGCTCGCCCGCATCGACGACCCTCGGGCCCGGCTCGGCGCCGCGATCGATGCCGGCCTCCCCGACGGCCCGGACGACGCCCTGATGAGCCTGCTGTACGAGTTCGACGTCCTCGCGGGCAACTCCGCCCTGCATGACGAGCTCGTGCAGAAGCTCTACGTGCGCCAGCTCGAGACGTACCGGGGCGTGATCGCCGCCGGACGCGAGGCAGGGGTCTTCAACCCTGGCCTCGACGACGAGCAGCTCGCCATGACGTTCGTCGCCCTGGAAGACGCGTACGGCCTCCACATCGTCGGCGGCAACGCCCTTATGACGGTGCCGAAGGCCGCCGCCGCGATGCGCGCGGTCGCCGAGCAGCTGGGTTGCCCGACCCGTTCCTGA